The Pyrus communis chromosome 12, drPyrComm1.1, whole genome shotgun sequence genomic sequence aaatatcaaaatttttcCTTTCTCATACCATTCCCCAAGCAACTCTAACAATCTCAAGAACCTTTCATTTTCCATCCTCACTTCAACTAATTGTGTTATGTCCTTATTCACAACACTCCTTCCACCAACTTGTATTTCCACAGGTCTGTTTAAGACTTTGCGTGCCAAGACTTCAACCTGGCGAGGGAAGGTGGCAGAAAACAAAACAGTTTGACGATCAGGCCGGATATTTTGTACAATTCGGGTGATCTGTGGTTCAAAGCCCATGTCAAACATTCGATCAGCTTCATCCACAACCAAATAAGTAACTCTACGCAGATTTGTTATTTTCCCCCCACTTGTGCACAGTATGTCAATCATCCTACCAGGGGTACAGACGACAATTTCGGCCCCCCGCTTCAATTCACTAATCTGTTGGGCAACACCAGAACCTCCGTATACAGGCACACACCTGAGACCAAGTACCTTTGTAAACTTTTTAATATCACTGTGAATTTGCTGAACAAGCTCCCTCGTTGGTGCCATTATAAGCCCAATAGGCCCATCTCCAGCTACCACAGGTGGCTGGTCCTTGATATGCCTCAGCATTGGCAGCACAAATGCAAGGGTTTTGCCTGACCCAGTCTTTGCAATGCCAATGCAGTCTCGACCACTCATAATTATAGGCACTGCCTGAGCCTGAATTGGCATTGGCTTTTCATAGTTAAgcttttttattgtttccaaGATTTTACTTGTAAGTCCAGTTTGGTGCCAGGTCTTGATGGGCTTGGGCACATCTTTACCATGGATCTTCAATTCCAATTGTTTCCGATACACCCCCACCTCTTCTGGGGTCATTCTTGAGATCTCCTTCACTTCAATATAGAAATTTTTACGAAATGGATCATAATCTATCTTTGAGTGATCAACTACAGCAAGCTTCTcagcttttgtttttttcaccCTTTTTATGAACTCATCATCACCTTCATCTTCTACGGGATCATCATCATTCTCCAAGTCCCCATAATCTGAGTCAGAATCCTCCCCAGGAATTATTCTGCCCATAGATTTATTTGAACCTCTCCTTGGTTGTTCACCATTGTTTCGACCATCCTTCTTATCCTTGTTCTTTTCATCAACAATTGATGGTTCCACTGCATTGGTCAGCTTCTCAACTTCAGGCAATACCATAGAATTCATAAAAGCATCTAAAGGATCAACTTCCTCATCATCAGCAACATCATCAGCCCCATTGTGCAAAGCGGGTGCAGCTGTTTCATCTTCAGAAACTACCGCCACAGCATCTCCAACTTTTCTGTCAGTATCGTCTTCTTCATCAACATCTATACCTGTCTCTGATTTCTCTAAGGAAGGTAGTTCTTCATCATCAGATTCTTCTTCAAGAGTCCAGGCCTTTCCTGACTTAGGTTCATCAGCATCCCCTTCCccattcttctctctctcagtttcttccttctttctttttaactCTTGCCATTCCTGAACTCTCCTTCTCCGCTTTTCCATTTCATCATCCAATTTCCGTTGTTCATCCTCCAGCTCCTCCTCACGGGTTGGTTGTTCTTCCTTAGAGGAATCACCTTCATCAGACTTCTTTCTGGGGCTCCCATCTGCATCATCCCTATGTCTGTTTGACCTGCTGCTActcctttccctctctctctccttgtaGTCATTGTTATCTTTCCTAGGTCGCTTCCTATCACGCTCCCTACCAtcatcatcaatatcatcagCATCAATGTCCCTGCGCCTCTCCCTCTCCCGCACCCTCCGCTCCCGATCTCTATCtttttccctctccctctccctctcccgcTCCCTCTTATCTTCTACCTCTCTTTCTCGTTcccttctctccctctctctttctcgttctttttctttttctctttctctttctctttcatgttctttttctttttctctctccttttctctttgtcgttctttttccctttctctttctttttctctttgcctttctttttccctttccttttccttctctctagttctatctctcttctccttttctttgtctttgtcCCTCTCTTTATCTTTATCCCTCTTTTTGTCTCTCGTTCTCTCTCTTTCATCATCTCGGTTGCGCTTCCTATCACTATCCCTGTCTCCATGCTTCTCCCTATCATACCTCTCCTCAGAATCAGAACTCTTTTCTCTCTCATAGCGCCGACTATCACGGTCTCTCTTATCTTTATCTTTATCCCTGTGCCTCTCTCCATTTCTCTCCTTTTCACGATCCCGATCTCGATGACTCCTCTTGGATTCCCCCTCCTTCCTAGGTTTATGTTTGACCTCTTCCATTGCTCCCTTCTGTGCCATTcacaaacacaaaaatcaaTTCTCATTCTGCATATATAACGAATGAGcaaacataaaaagaaaaggcCATCCATCGCTCTACTTCCATAAAAAGGACGCATAAACATACCATGGATTATGATTATTTTCGATGTCTTTTCAAACTTATGCCTATAAATTATCAAAGCTTAAATTTGCTATACCAATAACATACCTCATTCATAACCCAATGCAGCAAGAATATGGAAAGgataaatcaaagaaaacagaCATTTCTGTCTCATCAGAAAGAACAAACAGAGCAACATATATATCAGTGAAGCAACAGTGGTCTTTTCTTATCTTAAATCTGAAAGGAACTTAACCCTCTTTGAAGCAATATATATGTTCTTTTTGTTTGGGGAGGGGGAGGAGGTTCTTAAATCTTAATGTAAGTAATCAAAGAAGAATATAGAGGAGAATCTTGAAAGCGCTGAAAGGATAAAACTAATCTAACTAAATTATAACTAGTCTATAGTGAACAAAACTAATCTAACTAAATTATAACTAGTCTATAGTGAACAAAACTAATCTAACTAAATTATAACTAGTCTATAGTGAAAGTTTGTTCCGATACAATTAGTTAGATTATGATTAGTCCTCTGGAACAGAATCCTTTTAGTTTAGACCATGGCTGCATCACAAATAACTAATACCAGTCTCTTGCATAACAGTTATCTATCTTGCACCCGTAGTTTAAAAAGGCAACTAAAACAGATGCAGTAATTGTAATGGCGTGCAAGATAGATAACTGTTATGCCAAGATACTGATATTAGTTATTTGTGAGGGAGCCATGGTCTGACCCAAAAGGATTCAGTTTCTACTCCAACCTACCTACGTTCTTGTATAATTTCTTAGGACTGGGCTACCTCAGAAGTTCCCAGAAATCCAATATATGAAACGGCAACGTCATGGTCAGAAGTTCAACATAAAACCAACATGCATGCTCAGAAATCTAACCAATCCGATTGCAGAAATCAAACGTGCATGCAGAAATtcaaatgattcaaattgagaaatccaaatccaaatttaattgcagaaatccaaacccaaatccaGAAACAACCAAAATTCCTGAAACCCcaattttcacaaaaatcaaCCATAGAAAGTAATTCgaaagaaaaccctaaaattcgaAAACAATTGGAACCAAATACCTTGGGCCAGAGAGTCGCTCGATCGAAAGAAAGAGaatcagagagagagatagcGGTAGGTGTGTGTGTGGTTTTTCTGTCGTGTGGTCGAGAGGTGTGGTGCTGGCCACAGTCGAGACTCGGAGAAGGTGGGCGGAGGAGAAGAGGAATCGAGAGAGCTGAGAAGGTTAGAGTCGAGAAGAGAGGTAGGAGGCGGAGTCTCAAAATGAGAGAGGACTGAGGGACTGAATTAGATTGGACGGTTTAGATAATACTCACACAATTGGACGGTCCATATAATTCCTAAgctttattttaaaattatatatatatatataaaattggaTAGAATTCACTTTTCTCTATCATTAGatctagtgtttttttttttttttctttttttttttttgttgttaaattAGATATAAAATTAGAGAGTCTAACAAATTTGAACCCACATCACAGTGAAAAGACAACACTGTCTTTCATCACTGTAATAGAGAGTCACTTGTCCAATAGTTCGTAAGTAAGGAAAATAATCCTCGCCGAATCCTTTTTTTGGGGATCCAAGGAATCTCGTGATTGTGACatttcatcgtacatcgtgcaatcagtttttgttatatattatttatatttaagtttaaatttaaaatttaaaatgatttctaactacactaTGTATGATGAGTAATTACGATCATGAGATCCTTGAGATCTTTAGAAAAAGAATCcgacgaggatccttttcccctaagtaaaactcaaattgtccCCGTGCatcatgaaaataaataaataaagaattcaagtaattttattttcataaaaaataaaatcgtgCAAAGTGTACAAACTTAAATCCTTCTTCTTTGTCTTATCTTTCAATCTCAGATATTACCATCACTTCCCACTATGTTTTTCTCCCATGCCTTTGTTTATTCATAGCTTTGATATTTTGGTGTTTTAAGAGCATCCTTATACGTCGCTGAAAAAGTGGTAGATGTAGCTTATTTTGGAACTTCAATAAAATTTTGGGGCTTTACAAGAGAATCTTCCAATGAGGGGCTATttacttttgggttttttgaggAATCTCCAATGCGGGTCTATTTTTCAGGCTATGTATGAgactatatatatttgtttatgtaataacttgatTACgtgataatttttatttttgtgttacttttttttagtttgatttttggatgtgttatttcataaaaaaaaaattatgaacatttcaacctaaaaagtttcaaaatttgacaAAGTTAGATTGCTTCAATTATGAACCGTTGGATTAAGTTCTATTATCTCAATCTCATATTTTGGTTTGTTTATCTGAATTCTGACAAGATAAGATTTCATCTCATAACTAAATTATAATGCCCTTGCAATTTAGGTatgttgtttatttatgttttcgGTTTGTTTCTAAATTTCCAATGTCATTGTAATAGGTCGTGTGTTTTTATTTggaaattaataaaagtaagCCATTTAGTAGAACAtattatatcattttatttcttaaGTATTTTTGagaaagtacgatattcattaattCAAAGAAAAGAATACATGTACATGTCCGAGGATAGGGTGCACAACAGTGGGCCTCGATAAAAACCTTGCAAGGAATTTCAACCTGGTCGAAGGGAAAAAGGGCGTTCtgcaccaaaaaaattaaatagagTTAAGCATCCTCGACTAAAAGGTCACGTATTACGTCAGGGGGTTCTTAAAACCATGAAGCTGGTTGAGGCAAAAGATAAACCATATCGCGCCAGCCGATGAGCCACCTTGTTGGCTTCTTTACAACGCAAGAACACTTAGTCCAACGgaacaaaaatatgtaaaaaaaaaaaatgaaaaaaaaaagaatgaaaggCGAGTATAACACTCTGTTTGGATGAGAAAATTTAAGGTtactaagaaattttaaaatgacaaaattttatttccaaGAATTTGCGAATTTTATTGTTTGgataacctaaaagaacaatgaaatttgaaattggaaGTTGTTACTTTTAAACCCTCACTCATAGAAATTTGGAAATGACAtctatttacatgaaatttaaacttggaaGTTGGAGGTCTCAAATTCTAAGTTTTTTTCTatgaggaaattctaaatttatgtgtttatgaatccaaataagGGAATTGGTGCATGTTAATTTATAAAGTCTGACTTTTTtcaaaattccaagtttattttcttcatccaaacataatgtAAGTGTATTCGCAAGTGAGTGAAGAGTGATAGAATTTAACTCACTTGGGCTACTACTTTTCTTGTGGGACCCACTACTTTTTGGGTTAAATGTAGCCTAATTTTTTGCTGGCCCAAGAAAGGAAGCTGCTAGCCCAAGTAGTGGATCTAACCATTTTCCGGCTCGTTAGAGATGGAAATTCTCACTAAGGCTTCAAATGTAGTAGTCTCATGAAGGATGAAGCCCTTATTGGGGATGCTCTAAGTGTAGAGGAACTACACCAATCCGTCACGAATTTAGAAACCCTTTCAACCATGGATGATATTTGATTAATTATATACGCAGTGAAACTACTATTTTTCTGTATAACAAAAACATAAGAGTaggaaataattataaaaatacaCAACAAACAAAATTCTGACGTGTTCACTATGCTCTACTTTGATtcgattataaattttttttaggcATGCAAAGAATATCAAGCTGTCACTCTATCTCTTAAATCCTTTGTTaagtaaacaaaattaaactctAGATCCTAAGTCTTCACTTGGTATCTTTAGGTGATGAATTAGGTTATGGtaaaacttttttctttttgggtcaAAAGTTATGGTAAAAGTTTGCTATCCTAAATTTTACATTGTTTTAAGTTGTAAATatcactttttatttatttatctaattGTCATGAAGacttaaaccaaattttgttgtcTGGGTAACCACGAACGAAATGGAGGTCTTCCTCTCCCCCTCCCACGTTttgcattatttatttatgattatTTATAATCCTCATCATTCATGTCATTTATTGATTGAAATCATTCACATTACTTTTAATTAGGACCATTGGATGTCAATCTAAAGGTTGAAAATAAGTTGTAAAATTATTTGTCAAAATCTGTctccttatcttatcttatatataatatatcgaGAAATGTTAGGAGACTTTCTTAAAAATGAGACTCTTCGTAGACTTTTTGTCACCTCAtaatttaacgtcaattctcctgtcaaaattataaaacattgtgccaaaAGCATTAGGTAACAGACAGTTCCATTTTAAGAGAGtcctcttagcatttctctagtatatattttggtttagtttggtCCTACCAAATGAATGCATATATGATACTGAATCATGTACTGAGTGTTCGAGAtcggtttggttttggttactgaacatttcaatattttcggTTTCATCCTTTTTTGGTTCGATTTTCGGTTGCTCCCCAACACCTTCATTTTCGATCCCAAAAAATTTGAGGACCATCTAATGAGTTGATATTGTTGTATATTTTGCCCtaattttatttacaatttatttgttattttggaaaatttttgaTACTTTACTTTATATTTTGATTGTAGGACATGTGAGTCCACTTTGCTCAAAAAGTGGtgaaatgaagaaattttgGAGTATTTCCAATTGAGTGGATTCAAGAGTCTTCCAAGAtggtcactcagtactacggtctgatgATACTTCTCTTCACatagaagtgagaggtcttaagttcgtaTCTCATGGACggtgaattcaataccaaattaggttgcccattgtgtggcttagccgaagtTCCCCTCtccttaatgtaaaatatatcattgtactaaaaaaaaaaaaaaaaaaaaaaaagtcttccAAGATGATTGTGTAAAATACCAATCATTAATTCTTAACCGTTTGACCGTGACAAATAAAAGAAGGTTGGTCGCGCAACAATGGCATATTGTTGTTTTCGGCTTGTTTGCGccaaaactaattaattatgatGTTCTTTTTAAGAAAGTTCCTTCTTCAAAATCATAGGGAACGTTTTTATCTTTCCAACGCCAACCTCGTATGCTTGATTAAGCGCATATTTGAATGGTAAACGGATTGATTCTTTGGCTAACCAGTTTCTTTAAGTTAGAATAAGAATGTGTTTcctagtttatttttttattaggtttTCTAGACTTGTTGGGAGTCTTATTTAAGGTAGGATACAGATTTTTAGGTCTGTTTATATGTTGATTTTTGTAGCATTTAGGAGGGAGAATGTTTTTAGACTCGGAGATCTCTAATTAGGAGATTTTGACGATTTGTTACAAGGATGTTTTCTATATTTTCTCATAACTAATTCTCCCTTGCTAGGGTGAGGCTACGAACCTTAACAggaatatgtagtttttttttttgttttttttttcaatttatttataatgttaTGCATGCTTACTTTAAATTTTCAGTCACCACTTTTAAACTATCTATATATCTTGATGTCTGATCACGATTAAAATGTTTATATAAGTAATTAGATGCAATTTATGTTGGATGTCACATTGAAATTGGTTAATGCTTATTGTGGTTGGAAATTGTAAGTTTACTTAAGGCGAATGTTACACTTTAAgagttgcatggtttttcaaaaggtatTCACAATTTTTTATCAACGAGTCTTGTATATTTAGATTTGATCAGAACACCATAAACGAATTGCATGTTAGATGTACGTTGTAGTTTGAATGCCccaagtagaatatgcattatGAAAACCTTACCTTCAAAGTTTGCATGCGTTAACACATAAGTAATTGGTAGAACTATATAGGATTGTCAATAGTGAAGGCTAAACTCTAGTGTTTTCCCTACTTAATTTTCTCTAAACCgattgctttctttaatttcattattgttgattttaggatttttaattatttacacTTGTTACTTTTagtcaaaatttcaatttttctatagcttgtattaaataattaactaagaatTGTTTTCAGCATAGTTGTTCATACCAGTCTATGAAGATTGACATTGCTTcaaccgtttatactacaattttttttttttaataattttcttgCAAGTAGTTTTATGTGATTTAACCCTTGATTATGCAGGTGGTGAAAAGCCTATCACCATTTCcttctttattttattgtgCCTTTCGCAAACCTTGACAAAAGTACGACGTTTTGCGGCAGTCAAGTAGTTCCCTTTGTTGCTATTAGCCAAATATTGATCGAGATTGTATTCCTATGAttgaataaaacttaaaaagagACTATTAATTATGTGTTTGAGTTCAATTGTTGGTttcatttattattttgtttctaatgattttttttatcttcatgTGGTGTCATATTATTGGTTTTGTGGTAATTATGTGTGTCgcataaaaaaattaacggATTTAAATCGTAATGATTAAATTAATCGATTTTCAGGTTGAGAGATCAAAACGATGAGTTAAGTCAATTTTATAAACTATCTATAATAGAAATACTGTAAAAAAAGTATAACAAATATGAAAACAAACTACAACAATAAGACTCAATCTAAAGTTTAAAAGATAAATTGAGACTCACAAGTTTGAGGTGCCTTGTAAATAATAAAAGATGGAAGTTGACTACAAAATCCAAGGCAAAATTTTAGCCTAAGAACATCTCCAACTCTTgagttaaaatctaaaatttttagctaaaaaaatttaggttttaactaaaaaaaacatttataattattttgggTTAATTTTTTAGCCCttgattattaaagaatgaagttatgctattttttttaaagtaacttttgtttaaaaaaattatgtaaactatcataatttaattttatgaacattttaatctaaaatatttagattccgataaatattgaaaatcacaaaaccgacaccatgaaactcatgaaacacaATGGATTTTAAAGTGTGCTACTAAGTATTGGTCTTTCTTTGCTGCAAAGTGTGCTACGAAGAAAAAGTTGggagaattgtaggagaaaagtgttttgtgtggatgtttgaacaaatacatagataTTTATTGAGTTtctgggtgaattttgagttagatatattttttaattattatagccattggatttaaatttggactgttagatttttttttaatagattagatttgatcatattagatatCAATCGTTAAAtttaatagatttataaatataaaacaaaacattaaatCACTTAAATGTATACCGTTGGATCCAACGGCCCATTTGAATGTCTGCCCTTG encodes the following:
- the LOC137709867 gene encoding DEAD-box ATP-dependent RNA helicase 42, encoding MEEVKHKPRKEGESKRSHRDRDREKERNGERHRDKDKDKRDRDSRRYEREKSSDSEERYDREKHGDRDSDRKRNRDDERERTRDKKRDKDKERDKDKEKEKRDRTREKEKEREKERQREKEREREKERQREKEREKEKEHEREREREKEKERERERERREREREVEDKREREREREREKDRDRERRVRERERRRDIDADDIDDDGRERDRKRPRKDNNDYKERERERSSSRSNRHRDDADGSPRKKSDEGDSSKEEQPTREEELEDEQRKLDDEMEKRRRRVQEWQELKRKKEETEREKNGEGDADEPKSGKAWTLEEESDDEELPSLEKSETGIDVDEEDDTDRKVGDAVAVVSEDETAAPALHNGADDVADDEEVDPLDAFMNSMVLPEVEKLTNAVEPSIVDEKNKDKKDGRNNGEQPRRGSNKSMGRIIPGEDSDSDYGDLENDDDPVEDEGDDEFIKRVKKTKAEKLAVVDHSKIDYDPFRKNFYIEVKEISRMTPEEVGVYRKQLELKIHGKDVPKPIKTWHQTGLTSKILETIKKLNYEKPMPIQAQAVPIIMSGRDCIGIAKTGSGKTLAFVLPMLRHIKDQPPVVAGDGPIGLIMAPTRELVQQIHSDIKKFTKVLGLRCVPVYGGSGVAQQISELKRGAEIVVCTPGRMIDILCTSGGKITNLRRVTYLVVDEADRMFDMGFEPQITRIVQNIRPDRQTVLFSATFPRQVEVLARKVLNRPVEIQVGGRSVVNKDITQLVEVRMENERFLRLLELLGEWYEKGKILIFVESQNKCDALFRDLLRHGYPCLSLHGGKDQTDRESTITDFKSNVCNLLVATSVAARGLDVKELELVINYDSPNHYEDYVHRVGRTGRAGRKGCAITFISGEDARYAPDLVKALELSEQVVPDDLKSLADNFTAKVNQGLEQAHGTGYGGSGFKFNEEEDEVRRAAKKAQAKEYGFEEDKSDSEDEDDGIRKAGGDISQQAALAQIAAIAAASKASTASMQTPASAAQLLPSSGLPVSLPGVLGLALPGTAAVAAGTGLPLVGNDGAARAAAIAAAMNLQHNLAKIQADAMPEHYEAELEINDFPQNARWKVTHKETLGPISEWTGAAITTRGQYFPPGKVTGPGDRKLYLFIEGPTEQSVKRAKTELKRVLEDISNQALSLPGGAQQGRYQVL